The nucleotide sequence TCCGCGCAGAAGGCGGCGACGGCGACGGCGTCGTGGCGGTTGAAGGCCTCGAGGTAGGCGCGCAGCAGGACGGCCTCGGGCGTTGTGAGCCAGGCGGTGGTGCCGTGGGCGAAGGGGGTGAAGACGTCGATCTGGACCTTGAACACCCCGGCCGCGATGGCCGGGTCGGGTGCGAGCTGGGACTGGACGGCCGCCTCGTCGGGCAGGCGCAGGACCAGCAGGCCGAGTTCGCCGAAGCGGGCGCCGAGAACGAGCAGGCTCTCGCGGCGCAGGCGGGCGATGTTGGCGGAATGCTCGCGCATGCCGGCTTGGTCGTGGGGCGGTTTGGCGGCATCCCAGGCCGGCCCGGTGGTGAGGCGCACGGCGTAGAGCGTCGGGGGAGTGGCGGGCTGGGCCAGGAGGAACAGTGGGAGCAGGATGAGGAGGAGCAGCGGTTTCATGGGCGGGCGCGGGTGGCTGTTTCCAAGCAAGGCAGGACAGGCAGTGGGATCGGCCCTGGCCGGCCAGCCGATCCCTCAGGAGAAAGGGGGACTAAGGCACCATCATGCCGTCGGCCAGACGGATCACGCGGGAGCCGAAGGTGGCGTTCTCCGCCGAGTGGGTGACCTGGATGATCGTCGTGCCTTCACTGTTCAGCTGCTTGAAGAGGCGCATGATCTCGCGGCCCTGGTCGGAGTGGAGGTTGCCGGTGGGCTCGTCCGCCAGGATGAGCGAGGGCTTGGCCACGAGGGCGCGGGCGACGCCGACCAGCTGTTGCTGACCGCCGGAGAGCTGGTTGGGATAGAGGTCCTTCTTGCCGACGATGGCGAAGCGGTCGAGGACGTCGCACACCACGGACTCGCGCTCCTTCTTGGGCATGTCGCGATAAGAGAGGGGAATTTCCAGGTTCTCGTACACTGTGAGGTCGTCGAGCAGGTGATAGCTTTGGAAGACGAAGCCGATGTGTTTCTTCTGGAGTTCAAACCGCTTCTTCTTGTCGAGTTGGTGCACGGGCTGTCCCACCAAGTCGTACTCGCCGTTCCAGGCGCTGTCGTGCAGGCCAAGAATATGCAGCAAGGTGGATTTGCCGGATCCGGACGGGCCCATGATGGACACGAATTCTCCTTCTTGAATCGTGAGATTGATGTGGCGGAGGGCGTAGAACACGCCGCCCTTGAGCGGATAGACCTTCTCGATATTGCGCAGGGTGATCATGGGAGAAATGGGAACGGCGGTCATGGGTTTGGGTTCCGGGGAAGGCCGCTCCAGTTAGGAACACGCAGGCATGGACAATAGTTACGGCGACTCAATCCGGGTTATCCGGCCGTTTTCGTGGGACCAGTGGTGCAGGGAGGGCCCGGCGCCATGCTTGAGTTCCTTGAAGAGGAGGGGGGCGTCGCGCTTCTGCAGCATCAGCTCCGCCACGCCGCCGGCGTCGCAGTTGAAGATCTTGGCGTAGCCTTTGTAGTGCCTGGCTTCGCCAATCATGACCGAGGGGGCGGGGATGGGTGGATTGCCGAGGGCAACGGGCGTTTTCCGCTCCAGGACCAGGAAGGAATAAGGCAGGGAACGGAGGTCGATACCGGCGCGCTGGCCGAAACGCACCCAGCCCGAGTCGGCGTAGACGCCCACGGGCGGGGGCGCGAAGAAGTGGCACCAGTGCCGCTCGTTGCCGGCCGTGAGCACGCCGCAGGTGGCCTGATGCGGGCAGGGCGCGATGACCTGAAATTGATCCCGGAGCTGTTCGCGCCAGCCGCCAAGCAAGCGGCTGACCTCGTGGGTGCCGGGTTCGACCCAAAGCACGGCTTGGGCGCGGGCGCAGAGCGCGGTCAGTTCCGCCCGGGCGATATCGGTCAGCTCGTTCACAACATGGCTGACCACAAGGAGGCCGATGGGCTCGTCACCGTTGAGGTCACGGTAAGTGGCCCGGTCCACCGGCAGTCCCGGGAAGGCCTTGCGGCCGTAATGCTCGGCAAAATCCATGGCCAGGTCCGAGTGATCGTGGAGTTGCAGCCGGGTGAAATTCTGCGGGCCGAAAAAATTGACCACCCGCCGGCCCGCGATGCCGCTGCCGCAGCCCCAGTCGAGCACGGTGCCGCCGGTCGGGGCGGACCAGCCGCGTCGCTTCAATTCCTGGAGCATGGCGTCCCATTTCCAACCGATGCGCTCGCCATAGGTGAAGTCGTAGCACTCGAGGTCGGTGATCGTATGCCAGTAGGGCCCGCCGGTTTTGTCGCCGGCGAGAAAGGTTTCACGGAGGCGATCGAGCACCTCCCAGTCGAGGGATTCCCAATTCATGCCGGCCAAGGGGCGAGTTTTACGGTGGTGAGCATCGCGCCTAATTCGACACGGACGCAAAGGAGTTGGGCTGGGCGGTCGTTGCGGCCTTCGCGCGGGACATCAAGGGACGCCAGGGTGAGGTCCATGTCAGAAATCAAAGGACAAGTGCCGGGCAAGGGCCTGGGTCTTGATGCCGTAGAACGCGGCGAGGTCGCGGACCTTGGCAGCGGTGGCCTCATCGCGGGCGAGGCCGGGGCGCTTGGTGGCCGCGATCATCAGGTTTCGCGCGGTGTGCTCGGTCGAGATGAACTCAAACACCTTGGTCTCGTAGCCGGCCCACTCGAGGAGCAGGGCGCGGAGGGCGTCGGTGACGAACTCGGCGTGGCGTTCCTGCCAGATGCCGTGGCGCAGGGCGGGGGCGAGCACGGGCGCGGCGTGCAGCTGCGGACGGAGTTCCTTCTGGCAGCAGGGCGAGACGACGAGGAGTGTGGCACCTGCCTTCACGCCGCGGGCGAGGGCGTCATCGGTGGCGGTGTCGCAAGCGTGCAAGGCAATGAGTACATCGGGGTCCGGGAGCTCGGCCTCCTGGATGGTGCCACCGACAAAGGAGAGCTTGGTGCGGCCGGTGTCGTGGGCGATGCGGTTGCAGAGCGTGACGAGTTCGGGGCGGGCCTCGACGCCGCAGATGCGGGCGGAGCGCTGCAGGGCGCGATCAAAGTAGTCGTGGGTGGCGAAGGTGAGGTAACCCTTGCCGCAGCCCATGTCGGTGATCTCAACCGGCCGGTCGGCGGCCAAAGGAGCCTCCGCGACGAGGTGGCTAAGGATTTCCGTGAACTTGTGGATCTGACGGTGTTTGTCGGTCATGCCCTCACGGACGATGCCGGCGGCGTTCGTGACGCCCAGCGCCTGCAGCCAGTCCTGCGCATCGGGTGCGAGCAAGCGGGGCTTCGCGCGGTCGTGGGCGGTGTCGGGCGGCGGCTCGACGGCCCGGCCGAGGTGCAGGCGGGGTTCACCCTTCCG is from Lacunisphaera limnophila and encodes:
- a CDS encoding ABC transporter ATP-binding protein, which gives rise to MITLRNIEKVYPLKGGVFYALRHINLTIQEGEFVSIMGPSGSGKSTLLHILGLHDSAWNGEYDLVGQPVHQLDKKKRFELQKKHIGFVFQSYHLLDDLTVYENLEIPLSYRDMPKKERESVVCDVLDRFAIVGKKDLYPNQLSGGQQQLVGVARALVAKPSLILADEPTGNLHSDQGREIMRLFKQLNSEGTTIIQVTHSAENATFGSRVIRLADGMMVP
- a CDS encoding small ribosomal subunit Rsm22 family protein; this translates as MNWESLDWEVLDRLRETFLAGDKTGGPYWHTITDLECYDFTYGERIGWKWDAMLQELKRRGWSAPTGGTVLDWGCGSGIAGRRVVNFFGPQNFTRLQLHDHSDLAMDFAEHYGRKAFPGLPVDRATYRDLNGDEPIGLLVVSHVVNELTDIARAELTALCARAQAVLWVEPGTHEVSRLLGGWREQLRDQFQVIAPCPHQATCGVLTAGNERHWCHFFAPPPVGVYADSGWVRFGQRAGIDLRSLPYSFLVLERKTPVALGNPPIPAPSVMIGEARHYKGYAKIFNCDAGGVAELMLQKRDAPLLFKELKHGAGPSLHHWSHENGRITRIESP
- a CDS encoding class I SAM-dependent methyltransferase is translated as MTVTPQEDFATRLDAAVSDGTFARITLGKPRGEDPTLQKLIVRPVTLKSGPHLSFVWRHDTRDLTKNLPPAEAVREISRLIGTVFHSAHLATTRQSAQLEFNRKGEPRLHLGRAVEPPPDTAHDRAKPRLLAPDAQDWLQALGVTNAAGIVREGMTDKHRQIHKFTEILSHLVAEAPLAADRPVEITDMGCGKGYLTFATHDYFDRALQRSARICGVEARPELVTLCNRIAHDTGRTKLSFVGGTIQEAELPDPDVLIALHACDTATDDALARGVKAGATLLVVSPCCQKELRPQLHAAPVLAPALRHGIWQERHAEFVTDALRALLLEWAGYETKVFEFISTEHTARNLMIAATKRPGLARDEATAAKVRDLAAFYGIKTQALARHLSFDF
- a CDS encoding nuclear transport factor 2 family protein, with the translated sequence MKPLLLLILLPLFLLAQPATPPTLYAVRLTTGPAWDAAKPPHDQAGMREHSANIARLRRESLLVLGARFGELGLLVLRLPDEAAVQSQLAPDPAIAAGVFKVQIDVFTPFAHGTTAWLTTPEAVLLRAYLEAFNRHDAVAVAAFCAEDFTCYSVDGGQTSTDATSRAQLRDWLVGYFKSFPTVRSEFLSVEQTGPYLTVRERPSWDDKEGKRVSQQAHGVYEIRDNHIRRVWYFPSVKDAPGAASAK